A window of the Candidatus Nitrosotalea okcheonensis genome harbors these coding sequences:
- a CDS encoding ATP-grasp domain-containing protein: MANTPDTIIIVCGGILQIPAVEEAKKLGLKTIVTDRDPNAPCRNLADEFYVLDIYDVKGHVKLVRKLKKENNIKGVFTEGSEATISVAAAANELGLPSISIRSAINCRDKTMTRRILSKAKIPMPRWKEITSRDNLSKAVKEIGFPLIIKAGNNSASRGSTKLWNEKGVIDAYNLAKRNSSNDKVIVEELCEGYEQSVEILFDKNKKCTYLNIVDRFFSKNKWSIELGHVNPSNLSPKEKMTLFKITQEAAKAMGINFGVFKADTMMTKRGPIVLEVTPRLSGGFDSQKTTPISSGRNFIRAAMMLSVGLPIDKKDLRHKWKKYASVWTVLSSPGVVTKIDGLKTLEKINGIKEIILIKKIGNKILPMTSSAVRPAYIISEGSSYQEALNLTLAGSDLIKYRVK; this comes from the coding sequence ATGGCGAATACGCCTGATACCATAATAATAGTCTGTGGTGGCATATTACAGATTCCTGCAGTAGAAGAAGCAAAAAAACTTGGTTTAAAGACAATAGTTACTGATAGAGATCCAAATGCTCCCTGCAGAAATTTAGCTGATGAGTTTTATGTTTTGGACATATATGATGTTAAAGGACATGTAAAACTAGTAAGAAAACTAAAAAAAGAAAATAACATAAAAGGAGTTTTTACAGAAGGATCAGAGGCAACAATTTCTGTTGCAGCAGCTGCAAACGAATTAGGACTACCTTCAATCTCAATAAGATCTGCAATAAATTGCAGAGATAAAACCATGACTAGAAGAATTCTGAGCAAAGCCAAAATACCCATGCCAAGGTGGAAAGAAATTACATCAAGAGATAATCTTTCAAAAGCTGTTAAAGAGATCGGTTTTCCTTTGATAATAAAAGCAGGTAACAATTCAGCATCAAGAGGTTCCACCAAACTATGGAATGAGAAAGGAGTAATTGATGCATACAATTTGGCAAAAAGAAACTCATCAAATGACAAAGTCATAGTAGAAGAATTATGTGAAGGTTATGAGCAGAGTGTTGAGATATTATTTGATAAAAATAAAAAATGTACTTATCTTAACATTGTTGATAGATTTTTCTCTAAAAACAAGTGGTCAATAGAACTCGGTCATGTAAATCCTTCAAATTTATCACCTAAAGAAAAGATGACACTTTTTAAGATAACTCAAGAGGCTGCAAAAGCTATGGGGATAAATTTTGGAGTCTTCAAAGCTGACACTATGATGACTAAGAGAGGTCCAATAGTTTTGGAAGTCACGCCAAGACTATCTGGTGGCTTTGATTCACAAAAGACTACTCCAATATCCAGTGGGCGTAATTTCATAAGAGCAGCCATGATGTTATCCGTGGGATTACCCATAGACAAAAAGGACTTGCGTCACAAATGGAAAAAATATGCTTCTGTTTGGACTGTCTTGTCATCACCCGGAGTAGTTACAAAAATTGATGGTTTGAAAACATTGGAAAAAATAAACGGAATAAAGGAAATTATATTAATAAAGAAAATCGGTAATAAAATTCTCCCAATGACAAGTAGTGCAGTTAGACCCGCTTACATTATTTCAGAGGGAAGTTCGTATCAAGAAGCACTCAATTTGACTCTAGCAGGATCGGATTTAATAAAATATCGTGTAAAGTGA
- a CDS encoding 5-deoxy-glucuronate isomerase: protein MSSGKDKPIFFKKKEPKAGYETIVSKNNTYLKDLEVGRLRLDKIGSSYKGRTSSSELLIEILIGKCDVKIKYDEGIKEFKELGDRKNVFEKEPTSLLIGPNSEYEITCTSTSVDILMPTVKLSDSKTYAPVLIKPENVEIYEIGEGNFKRKVRVILGGNGPSKRLRGGETINLPGQWSSWPRHSFDNQPELADQFEEFFIYFTQPKQGWGLQRCDGVFVDGEYREQSKLVRNGDYAILPLGDHPIVAAPDTTLLYTWFYVSPVPKIYPKWAEDHGEYA, encoded by the coding sequence TTGAGCTCTGGAAAAGATAAACCGATTTTCTTCAAAAAGAAGGAGCCTAAAGCTGGATATGAGACAATAGTTTCTAAAAATAATACATATCTAAAAGATCTAGAGGTAGGCAGACTAAGACTCGATAAAATAGGCAGTTCTTACAAAGGTAGAACGAGTTCATCGGAGCTTCTTATTGAGATTTTAATTGGAAAGTGTGATGTGAAGATCAAATATGACGAAGGGATAAAAGAATTCAAAGAATTAGGTGACAGGAAAAATGTTTTTGAAAAAGAACCCACAAGCTTACTTATTGGACCCAATTCAGAATATGAAATAACATGTACTTCTACTTCAGTAGACATCCTCATGCCTACGGTAAAACTGAGCGATTCAAAAACTTATGCTCCAGTTTTAATCAAACCTGAAAATGTAGAGATCTATGAGATAGGAGAAGGAAATTTTAAGAGAAAAGTAAGAGTAATACTAGGAGGTAATGGTCCATCAAAAAGATTACGAGGTGGAGAAACAATCAATCTTCCAGGTCAATGGTCTTCTTGGCCCAGACATTCTTTTGACAATCAACCAGAATTAGCTGATCAATTTGAAGAATTTTTCATATATTTCACACAGCCTAAACAGGGTTGGGGTTTACAGAGATGTGATGGCGTATTTGTAGATGGAGAATATAGAGAACAAAGTAAATTGGTCAGAAATGGCGATTATGCAATATTGCCTTTAGGAGACCATCCAATTGTTGCCGCACCAGATACAACTCTTTTGTATACATGGTTTTATGTAAGTCCAGTTCCAAAGATTTATCCAAAATGGGCAGAAGATCATGGCGAATACGCCTGA
- a CDS encoding class I SAM-dependent methyltransferase, whose protein sequence is MNNLNLHKGKPIWKSKKYSVVDCIRCGFCHLNPIPELKDLEKMYAHHFYQSMKPKYIKKDESELSYWNITFDDKLDTIESKIRKKKKKILDIGCGPGFFLKRAKERGWNVLGVEPSTTAARYAKSNGIPIIESLFEQYQSHTSDKFDAIHSKFLLEHVIDPSGTCKSCYNLLNKGGIVCFEVPNDFNILQNIVIKTMKKPYYWVASPEHVNYFTPKSLTSLLRKSGFKIVYTESTFPLELFLLFGLDYVGNDKVGQKIHGMRMKLETAIRSSGYNELKRELYNYLAHKGLGREFIVYAQKNK, encoded by the coding sequence GTGAATAATTTGAATCTTCATAAAGGAAAACCAATCTGGAAATCAAAAAAATATTCTGTTGTTGATTGTATCAGATGTGGATTTTGTCATCTTAATCCAATACCTGAATTAAAGGATCTAGAGAAGATGTATGCACATCACTTCTATCAATCCATGAAACCAAAATATATCAAAAAAGATGAATCTGAATTATCATATTGGAATATTACATTTGATGATAAATTAGATACTATTGAATCAAAAATCAGAAAGAAAAAGAAAAAAATCTTAGATATAGGTTGCGGCCCTGGTTTCTTTCTAAAAAGAGCTAAGGAAAGAGGATGGAATGTCCTGGGTGTAGAACCTTCAACTACCGCCGCTCGTTATGCTAAGAGTAACGGAATACCTATTATTGAATCCCTTTTCGAACAATATCAGTCGCATACAAGTGATAAATTTGATGCAATTCATTCCAAGTTTCTGTTGGAACATGTAATAGATCCCTCTGGCACATGTAAAAGCTGTTATAACTTACTCAATAAAGGAGGAATAGTTTGTTTTGAGGTTCCAAATGATTTCAATATTCTTCAAAATATTGTGATTAAAACTATGAAAAAACCTTACTACTGGGTAGCATCCCCCGAACATGTTAACTATTTTACGCCCAAATCATTAACGAGTCTGCTTAGAAAATCTGGGTTTAAGATAGTTTATACTGAATCTACATTTCCTCTTGAATTGTTTTTGTTGTTTGGATTAGATTATGTTGGGAATGATAAAGTTGGACAAAAAATTCATGGGATGCGAATGAAACTTGAAACTGCTATTCGTTCATCTGGATATAATGAATTAAAACGTGAACTTTACAACTATCTTGCACATAAAGGCTTAGGAAGAGAATTTATTGTATATGCTCAAAAAAATAAATAA
- a CDS encoding SDR family NAD(P)-dependent oxidoreductase, giving the protein MKKQTAIITGAGRGIGRGIAEKLASKGFNCILISRTDKEIKQVTKKIIKKGGIASFLTCDIIDPSSVKEMVEQVISRHEHIDVLVNSAASGPAIGPSEDLNIEEWKRVIDTDLTGTFIVCKEVGKQMIKSKYGRIVNISSFHSVATYPQRAAYAAAKTGVIGLTRALAVEWAKYKITVNAVSPGPIKTPRTNWFLSLDPKSESRMLARTPLVRLGEVNDVSAAIEFLTSKDAGFVTGQNIVIDGGWLSSAWFGSYNTN; this is encoded by the coding sequence ATGAAAAAACAGACAGCGATAATCACAGGTGCAGGCAGAGGAATAGGCAGAGGAATTGCAGAGAAATTAGCCTCAAAGGGGTTCAATTGCATTTTGATATCTAGAACAGATAAGGAAATAAAACAAGTGACAAAAAAGATCATAAAGAAGGGAGGAATAGCTTCGTTTTTGACATGCGACATAATTGATCCATCATCAGTAAAAGAAATGGTTGAGCAAGTAATTTCAAGACATGAACATATTGACGTTTTGGTAAATTCTGCAGCTTCTGGTCCTGCAATAGGTCCAAGTGAAGATCTCAATATTGAAGAATGGAAAAGAGTAATCGATACAGATTTGACTGGAACTTTTATTGTTTGCAAAGAAGTTGGCAAACAGATGATAAAATCAAAATACGGCAGAATTGTTAACATTTCTAGTTTTCATTCAGTTGCAACATATCCACAAAGAGCTGCATATGCAGCAGCAAAGACCGGTGTAATTGGGCTTACACGAGCATTAGCAGTAGAATGGGCAAAGTATAAGATAACTGTAAATGCAGTTTCTCCAGGTCCCATAAAAACACCCAGAACCAATTGGTTCCTCAGTCTTGATCCAAAAAGTGAATCTCGCATGCTAGCAAGAACGCCACTTGTACGACTAGGAGAAGTTAATGATGTAAGCGCGGCAATAGAATTTCTGACATCTAAAGACGCGGGATTTGTTACAGGACAGAATATAGTAATAGACGGAGGATGGCTGTCTAGTGCTTGGTTTGGAAGTTATAACACAAATTAA
- a CDS encoding NAD-dependent epimerase/dehydratase family protein: METVVVTGAAGFIGSHLSERLLKDKFKVIGIDCFTNYYSKEIKKKNLERCLQNENFTFIEDDLMDVDLETIFKKSKLLFHEAAQPGVRSSWGKEFDAYVKDNIQVTQRILEIAKDVKTLEKIVMASSSSIYGNQPGKMSEDTLPRPVSPYGVTKLASENLGFVYAQNFNLPITSLRYFTVYGPRQRPDMAFTRFIRANLEGSKITIYGNGSQSRDFTFVSDIVDANILVSESKIHGNALNIGGGSVHTIKEVIKMIENTTGVESKIVFEPPQKGDVLKTESNIEKASKILRYKPNIMLKKGLIEQVNWFKKTFEC, translated from the coding sequence ATGGAAACAGTGGTAGTTACAGGAGCAGCAGGCTTTATTGGATCACACTTATCTGAGAGACTTTTAAAAGATAAATTCAAGGTAATAGGAATTGATTGTTTTACAAATTATTATTCTAAAGAAATAAAGAAAAAAAATTTGGAAAGATGTCTTCAAAATGAAAATTTTACTTTTATTGAAGATGATTTAATGGATGTAGATCTTGAAACAATTTTCAAAAAAAGTAAATTGTTATTCCATGAAGCTGCACAGCCAGGAGTACGAAGTAGTTGGGGTAAAGAATTTGATGCATATGTAAAGGATAACATCCAAGTCACACAAAGAATTCTAGAAATAGCGAAAGATGTCAAGACTCTGGAGAAAATTGTTATGGCTTCTTCATCTTCAATATATGGGAATCAGCCAGGAAAAATGAGTGAAGATACACTCCCTAGACCAGTATCGCCATATGGTGTAACAAAATTAGCCTCAGAAAACTTGGGGTTTGTCTATGCACAAAACTTCAATCTCCCTATAACCTCATTGCGATATTTTACAGTTTATGGACCAAGGCAAAGACCTGATATGGCTTTTACTAGATTCATTAGAGCAAATTTGGAAGGAAGTAAAATCACAATATATGGAAACGGGAGTCAAAGTAGAGATTTCACTTTTGTTTCAGATATTGTAGATGCCAACATTCTAGTTTCAGAAAGCAAGATTCATGGAAATGCTTTGAATATAGGTGGAGGTAGTGTGCATACAATAAAGGAAGTCATCAAGATGATTGAAAATACAACAGGTGTTGAAAGCAAGATAGTTTTCGAACCCCCGCAAAAAGGCGATGTTTTAAAAACAGAATCCAATATTGAGAAAGCATCCAAGATTTTGCGTTATAAACCAAATATTATGTTAAAGAAGGGTTTGATAGAACAAGTCAATTGGTTTAAAAAGACTTTTGAATGTTAA
- a CDS encoding Gfo/Idh/MocA family protein: protein MKIKVGIIGSGRMGERHADAYSHLSDVELVGFADVIDERSELLAKKFMKKTFSVKEMLEDESINAIDVCTPNPLHAQNAIASLKAGKHVLVEKPMATNLDDCDKMIQQAEKSKLILMVGHTYRFYPSSLKTKEIIDSGEIGPIKLVLEYGIDPGQIPGKGKTPDWALKKEMGGGVFFDAIHAVDKIRFWLNSEVSSVFVPIMDKIDDSSSAEQMGLATLMFSCGAVATLMPVAPSWGIRDTGCKMIGKKGALYVTYGEEVKVGKKEWKHYAFDHQTKNATYAHNLQGFINEFSEFFDSIKNKRKPSVTGEEGKKNLRVVLAMYESFEKRKIIDL, encoded by the coding sequence TTGAAGATTAAAGTTGGAATAATTGGTTCAGGTAGAATGGGTGAAAGGCATGCTGATGCATATTCACATCTAAGTGATGTAGAATTGGTTGGTTTTGCCGATGTTATTGATGAAAGATCTGAATTATTGGCAAAAAAATTCATGAAAAAAACATTTTCTGTAAAAGAGATGCTTGAAGATGAGTCCATTAACGCAATAGATGTATGCACTCCTAATCCACTTCATGCACAAAATGCTATTGCATCTTTGAAAGCTGGAAAACATGTTTTGGTAGAAAAACCCATGGCAACAAACTTGGATGATTGTGACAAAATGATCCAACAAGCTGAAAAATCAAAACTGATTCTAATGGTAGGACACACGTATAGATTTTATCCTTCAAGCTTAAAGACAAAGGAAATAATTGATTCTGGAGAAATAGGACCTATAAAATTAGTGTTAGAATACGGTATAGATCCAGGACAAATTCCTGGAAAAGGAAAGACGCCGGATTGGGCCTTAAAAAAAGAAATGGGTGGAGGAGTATTTTTTGATGCAATTCATGCAGTAGACAAGATTCGGTTTTGGTTGAATTCTGAAGTCTCAAGCGTATTTGTTCCTATCATGGATAAAATAGATGATTCATCATCTGCAGAGCAAATGGGGCTCGCAACTCTTATGTTTTCATGTGGTGCAGTAGCCACTTTGATGCCTGTTGCACCAAGTTGGGGAATAAGAGATACTGGCTGTAAGATGATTGGAAAGAAGGGAGCACTCTATGTTACATATGGTGAGGAGGTAAAAGTAGGGAAAAAAGAATGGAAACACTATGCATTTGATCATCAAACAAAAAATGCTACATATGCACACAATTTACAAGGTTTTATAAATGAATTTTCTGAATTTTTTGATAGTATCAAAAATAAACGGAAACCATCAGTGACAGGAGAAGAAGGCAAGAAAAATCTTAGGGTAGTGCTTGCAATGTATGAATCCTTTGAAAAAAGAAAGATTATAGATCTTTAG
- a CDS encoding SDR family NAD(P)-dependent oxidoreductase: MFDNKTILITGGTGSLGQALAERLLSLNPKAIRIFSRDENKQVIMAEKFQDDRLRFLIGDVRDKERLRRAVENVDIVIHAAALKHVPVAEYNPFEFIKTNIDGSQNVVDVSMDEQVEICLAVSTDKAVSPLNLYGATKLAMEKLFIAANHYKGKRQTKFSCVRYGNVLGSRGSVIPKFIEQIKSQGMITVTDPNMTRFNIAMNEALDLIINALNFAKGSEVFIPKLVSYKLSDLVGALQEISEIPFKTKKIPVRIGEKHHEILLNEYESKYSIEYKNMYVLLPPENDRVELIKRSYTNFKPCTLSVYSSDTVTCISKNDLKKILIKHGLVPQ; the protein is encoded by the coding sequence GTGTTTGATAACAAAACTATTCTAATCACCGGTGGAACAGGATCATTAGGGCAAGCATTAGCTGAAAGACTATTGTCTCTAAATCCTAAAGCAATTAGGATATTTTCCCGTGATGAAAATAAACAGGTGATTATGGCAGAAAAATTTCAAGACGATAGGTTAAGATTTCTTATTGGTGATGTACGAGATAAAGAACGATTACGACGTGCAGTAGAAAACGTAGACATTGTTATTCATGCTGCGGCATTAAAACATGTACCGGTTGCAGAATACAATCCATTTGAATTTATCAAAACTAACATCGATGGTTCACAAAATGTTGTGGATGTTTCAATGGATGAACAAGTTGAAATCTGCTTAGCTGTTAGCACAGATAAAGCAGTTTCTCCATTGAATCTTTATGGGGCAACAAAGCTAGCCATGGAAAAATTGTTCATAGCAGCCAATCATTATAAAGGAAAAAGACAAACAAAATTTTCTTGTGTTAGGTATGGTAATGTTTTAGGTAGTAGGGGTTCTGTCATACCAAAATTTATTGAACAAATAAAATCACAGGGTATGATTACAGTTACTGATCCCAATATGACTAGATTCAATATCGCCATGAATGAAGCACTAGATCTTATCATAAATGCCTTGAATTTCGCCAAAGGTTCTGAGGTATTTATCCCAAAATTGGTATCGTACAAATTATCTGATTTGGTAGGAGCATTACAAGAAATATCTGAAATTCCTTTTAAGACAAAAAAAATTCCTGTGCGAATTGGTGAAAAACATCATGAAATATTGTTAAATGAATATGAGTCAAAATATTCGATTGAATATAAGAATATGTATGTCTTGTTGCCTCCAGAAAATGATAGGGTGGAATTGATAAAACGATCTTATACAAACTTTAAACCGTGCACTCTTTCAGTATATTCTTCTGATACTGTTACATGTATTTCTAAAAATGATCTTAAAAAAATTCTAATCAAACATGGTCTAGTACCACAATAG